The Steroidobacteraceae bacterium genomic interval GTCACGGTGCTCGATGAGTTGCCGCCAGGGCGCACGCCGGTGCGTACGGTCGTGCTGCCCGAGACCCGACGCGCCGAGGTCGTCGAGCGCATCGCCGCGGCCTGCGCGGGCGGCAGCCAGGCTTACTGGGTCTGCTCGTTGATCGAGGAATCCGAGGAACTCAAGGCGCAGGCCGCGCAGGATACGGCCGCCGCCCTCACCGAAGCCCTGCCGCAACTGCGCGTCGCCCTGGTACATGGACGGCTCAAGCCGCGTGCCAAGGAGAAGGTCATGCGGGAGTTCAAGGCGGGCGAGATCGAGCTTCTGGTTGCGACGACCGTAATCGAGGTCGGCGTCGACGTGCCGAACGCCACGCTGATGATCATCGAGAACGCCGAACGCATGGGGCTTGCGCAGTTGCATCAGTTGCGCGGCAGGGTCGGGCGCGGGCGACGCGAAAGCAGTTGTGTGTTGCTCTACCGGGCTCCGCTTGGCGAGACCGCTCGCGAGCGCCTGAACGCCCTGCGCGAGACCAATGACGGTTTCGTGATCGCCGAGCGCGATCTGCAATTGCGCGGCGCCGGTGAATTGCTCGGCACCCGGCAGACTGGCCTTGCGCAACTTCGGGTCGCCGATCTTGCCAGGGATGTGGCGATGCTGCCGCAGGTGCAACGCGCGGCAACGGTCATGAACGAGCGATTTCCAGGATCGATCGCACCGCTGGTCGCGCGCTGGGTCGGCGCCAGCGCGCAGTACGGTCGCGTTGGATGAACGACATCGGCGCCAATCGCTGGATCGACGCCGCGCAGCTGGCCGAGCACTGCGAGGATGCGCGGCTTCGCTCCTGGCTGCTGACGCCTGGACTGATGACCGAGCGCATTCGCGCCGCCTGCGGCGAGCGGTTTCGGTTTCGCCTGCGATCCCAGACGGTCGCCGCCGAAGGTCTTGAACGGGAAATCGAGTTTCGCCATGGCCACGAACTTTGGCTGCTGGCGCGCACCCGGGTGCCGCGCGTCATGCTCGATGCCGAACCCTGGCTGCTCGAACTCGATGCGAAGCCGCTCGGCGGTACGCTGGCCGCACATGCCGGCGTGCGCCGGGCGCCACCCGATTTCAGCCTTGCCTCCCCCGACGATCCGCTGGCGAGGCACGCGCTTGCAATTGCCGCCCTCGCCCCGCAATGTCTGTGGCAGCGACGAACACGTTTCGTCATCAACGACCACGCCATGATCCTGATCGAGGTTTTTCTGCCAGCCATCGGGCGCGAGGAACCGCTTTGAGCCGGGGTGCCCTGGACATGCGACCCACCGATCCGTGGTGGGTGCGGCGCTGGCGCGATTCGATGCAGCTGATGCGCTTCGACAAGCCGATCGGGATCTGGTTGCTGCTCTGGCCCGTGCTCTGGGCGCTGTGGGTGGCGGGCGAGGGCCATCCGAACGAGACGATATTCGTCATTTTCGTCGTGGGCGCCGTCGTGATGCGCGCCGCGGGCTGCATCGCCAACGACCTGACGGATCGCAATATCGATCCCTTCGTACGCCGCACCCGCGATCGTCCGCTCGCCGCGCGCAGGCTCTCGCCGTATGAGGCGATGTTGATGCTGGCGCTCCTGGGCGGCGTCGCGTTGTATCTCGTCGCACAGCTCGATCCGCTCACCTTGCGGCTCGCCTTCCTGGGCGCGGCGCTGACACTCGCCTATCCGTTCTTCAAGCGCTTCTTCCCGGCCCCGCAACTGGTACTCGGCGTCGCCTTTGGCTATGGCGTACCGATGGCGTTCGTTGCGCAGTATGGCAATCTGCCGCGCGTCGGCTGGCTGTTGTTCATCGCCGCGATCTTCTGGGCGCTCATCTACGACACCGAATACGCGATGGTCGATCGCGATGACGACCTGAAGATTGGCGTGCGCTCGACGGCGATCATCTTCGGCGATCTCGACCGCCTCTTCGTTGCCGCGTTGCAGCTGCTCATGCTGACGACGCTATACCTGGCCGGCACCAGCATGCGTTATGGCCATTGGTATCAGGCCGGCCTGGTCTTCGCCGCCGGTTTTTTCGTCTATCAGCAGTGGTTGATCCGCCGCCGCGATGCCGAGGGCTGCTTTCGCGCCTTCCTCAACAACAACTATGTCGGCATGTGCATCTTTGCCGGCCTGTTGCTCGAGTACAGCCTCTCGGGCTAGCTGCGGCACGCCGTCCAGGTCCGCACCGACGCGGCGCCCGCACCGAGGAGCGCCTGCGTGCAGGCGCTAGCCGTCGCACCGGTGGTATGGACATCGTCGACCAGCGCCAGTGTCTTGCCACGTACACTGCCTGCGGCCGCGAACGCGCCGGCGACATTGTGCAGGCGTTCGCGGGCTGCCAGCCGCGTTTGCGCCGGGCTATGGGTGACCCGGCGCAGCCAATGCGGACGCACCGGGCGATCTAGCAGCAGGGCGCATTGGCGCGCGATCAGCAGCGACTGGTTGTAGCCGCGCTCGGCGAGGCGCCGCGGGTGCAGCGGCACCGGCACCAGTGCATCCGGCAGCCGATCGCCCGCCGCCAGAACCGATCCCGCGAGCAGCGTGCCGAGTAGCCTGCCGGCCACGCGGTCGCTGTTGAATTTCAGGCGCCGCACCCAGTGGTCGGCGGGGAAGGCGTAGCCGAGCGCCGCGATGAGCGGCGTGCCAGCCTGCGCCAATGGCTGCAACGGCAGTATCTGCAGGCAAGCGTCGCACAGATCGAGCCAGGGATGGATGGCCCGCCGCCGGCAGATCACGCAGATGGGCGGAAACAGCCACGCCGCGAGCGCGAGATCCATGCCGTGGCGCAGGGGCGAGATGGGCCTGAGGCCGTGGATGATTGTCAACCAGAACGCCATGGGAAAAGTTGACAATTCGCGGCTCCGCACAACACCATGCCGGGCAACAGCATGCCCGCAGCGGCCCCGTCCGGCAGCCGCCGAAAGCGTGTGTATTCGCAGGAAATAGCGACAGCGAGGACTCGCCATGACCGAGTGCAGCAGCAACGCGGTGCGTCACGACTGGAGCGCGGCAGAAGTGGCCGCACTCTTTGATCAGCCGTTTGCCGATCTGATCTTCGTGGCGCAAACAGTGCACCGCCGTCACCATCCAGCCAATCAGGTGCAGCTTGCCACGCTGTTGTCCGTCAAGACCGGCGGCTGCCCGGAGGATTGCGCCTACTGCCCGCAGAGCCTGCGCCATGACACGGGCGTCGATCGCGAGCAGACCCTGCCGCTCGAACTCGTCCGCGAACGCGCCAGCGCCGCGAAGGCAGCCGGTGCGACCCGATTCTGTATGGGCGCGGCGTGGCGTTCGCCGAAGAAGAAGGACCTCGAGCAGATGTGCGCGATGATTCGCGAAGTGCGCGCGCTCGGTCTCGAGAGTTGCGCAACGCTCGGCATGCTCGATTCCGCGCAGGCGCAGCAGCTGAAAGATGCCGGGCTCGATTACTACAACCACAATATCGACACGTCGCCGCAGTTCTACGGCAACATCATCACCACCCGCGATTTCAGCGACCGCCTCGATACTTTGCGCGCCGTGCGCGCGGCCGGCCTCGGCGTCTGCTGCGGCGGCATCGTCGGCCTCGGCGAATCGCGCGGCGATCGCGCCGAAATGCTGCGTACGCTCGCCAACCTCGAGCGTCATCCCGAGAGCGTGCCCATCAACCAGCTGGTGGCGGTACCGGGCACGCCGCTCGCCGATGCACCGCCCGTCGACCCACTCGAATTCATTCGCACCATCGCGGTGGCACGCATACTCATGCCGGCAAGCGCGGTGCGCCTGTCGGCAGGTCGCGAGAATATGTCGGACGAGCTGCAGGCGCTCGCCTTTCTAGCCGGCGCGAACTCCATTTTCTATGGCGAGAAACTCCTCACGACGGGCAATCCGGATGTTGAGCGTGACCGCGGACTGCTCGCGCGACTTGGCATGCAGGTCGCCGGCCAGACTGCGGCCGAACATGCCGGAGCGCACTGACGAGCTGCAGCGCTCGCTCGCCGCGCTGTCCGGCAAGGGGCTGCGACGCGAGCGCGTCATCGCCCGGCATGACAGCACGGGCGGATCGAAACGGTTGCGTGTGGACGGCCGCGACTTCGTCGCTTTCTGCGACAACGATTACCTGGGGCTCGCCGGCGATCCGCGACTTGCCATCGCATTTCGCGAGGCCAGCGCACGCACCGTGGGGAGCGGCGCCTCCCATTTGATCACCGGCCACGGCCCGGAGCACGCCGCGCTCGAGGCCGAGCTCGCCGCCTGGCTCGGACGTGAACGAGCGCTGCTCCTGTCGACCGGCTACATGGCTAACCTCGCGGCACAGTGTGCACTCGCCTCGCGCGGCAAGTTGCTCCTTGCCGACCGGTTGAATCACGCCTCGCTGATCGACGGCGCGCGTTTGTCCGGCGCGCGATTGCGTCGCTATCGCCACCTGGACGGCGCCCACGCCGCGACACTGGCCGACGCGGACAGGGCGCCGCTGCGACTCATCGCGAGTGACGGCTTGTTCAGCATGGATGGGGACATTGCACCGGTCGCTGAACTCGCGACACTCGCCAATCGCCATGACGCGTGGCTACTCATCGACGATGCCCATGGCCTCGGGGTGGTAGGAGATGCAGGGCGAGGCACACTCGAAGCGGCGGGTTGCGAAACAGCGGCGCGCTCACTCGTGCTGGTCGGTACGCTCGGCAAGGCTTTTGGCTGTTTCGGCGCGTTCATCGCCGGGGAAGCCGCGATGATCGAGTGGCTGGTGCAATCGGCGCGCACCTATATCTATACGACAGCGTTGCCGGAAGCCGTGGCCGCCGCCGCACGTGCGGCGCTCAAGCTGATCATCGACGAACCCTGGCGACGTGAACGACTGCAGGCGCTCACCGCGCGGTTTCGCCGCCGCGCCCTCGCAGCCGGTTTGCCCTTGAGTGCGAGCACAACTGCCATACAACCGCTCATCATCGGCTCCGCCGCGCGCGCGGTCGCTGCCAGCGCGGCATTGCGCGAGCGCGGCTATTGGGTGAGCGCCATTCGACCACCCACCGTGCCGGCAGGCAGTGCGCGCCTTCGAATTACGTTCGCCGCGACCCATCGCGAGACGGATATCGACGGTCTCGTCGATGCCCTTGCCGAGTCATTCGCCGAGCCGACGAACGTATGACGACGCCCCTGGTACTGCTGCACGGCTTCGCATTCAACCGTTGTGTTTTCGACAGTTTGTGCGCGGAACTCACGCCCACACGCACCTGCCTTGCACTCGACCTGCCAGGTCATGGCGGGCGCAACGGCGACGCGCTGCCGCGATCGATACACGCACTGCAAGGCGACCTGCAGGAATACCTGCCACCACAGTGCGATTTGCTCGGTTGGTCACTCGGCGGCCAGGCCGCGCTTGCACTTGCTGCCTCGTGCCCGGAGCGAGTTCGCCGTCTGGTGCTGGTCACCACCACGCCTCGATTCATCGCCGGGGACGATTGGGCATGGGGCATGGCCAGCGAGGTATTCGCTGATTTTCGCCGCCGCATGCAATGCGATCCCGAGGCGACTGTGCGTGACTTTCTCGACCTGTCGTTGCGGGGGAGTCGCGCCGCATCCGCCCAGCGCGCCGAGCTGACCCGCGCCTTGCGCGAGGGCGGACAGCCAGGCGCGGAGACTCTTGCGGGCGGGCTCGACTTGCTGGCACGGACAGACCTCGCCGCGCTCTGCCCGCGCATTGCGACGCCAGCGCTCATCATCAGTGGCGAGTACGATCGCATCACGCCCAGCGCGGCCAGCCGATGGCTGGCGCAGAACCTCGGGTCTGCGCGTCATCTCGAGCTCGCGCGTGCTGCACACTGTCCATTTCTTTCGCACGGGCGCGAATTTCTCGGCGCGCTCGAGGCGTTCCTCGGGGAGCGGGATCTTGCTGCTTGAGCGCCAGGCCATCGCCAGGCGCTTTGGCAAGGCCGCGCCGGCCTATGCGGATCATGCGCAATTGCAGCTAAGTGTTGCGAAGGAGCTCCACGCGCGATTGCGCAGTTTCGCGCTCAAGCCTGCGCGTATGCTCGATCTCGGTGCCGGCACGGGCAATGTCGCGCAATTCTTGCGCGATGATTACCGTCGCGCCGAGATCGTCGCGCTCGATCTCGCGCCGGCAATGCTGGCGCAGCTGCGCACCCGCTGGCCGCGTCGGCGAATCGCCAGGGTATGCGCCGACGCCGAGCACCTGCCATTCGCCGATCATAGTTTCGATGTGGTGCAGAGCAACCTGATGCTGCAATGGTGCCTGCCGCCGCAGAATGTAATGAACGAGGTGGCACGCGTGCTGCGCCCTGATGGACTGTTCCTGTTCTCGACCTTCGGCCCGGAGACGCTCGGCGAACTCGCTACGTCCTGGGCCGCGGTCGACGACGGACTGCACGTCCATGCCTTCCCCGACATGGCGGATCTGGCGGCCATGCTCTCGGCCGCGGGTTTTGTCGAACCCGTGCTCGATTGTGACCGCCTGCGTCGCGATGTCCCGAGTGTTGCAGTCCTCCTCGGCGAGTTGCGCGGTCTTGGCGCCGGCAACGCGCTCGCGCAACGCCGTCGCTCACTCACCGGTGCGCGGCGCTATGCCGCCATGGTGAAACATTACGAAGCGCTGCGTCAGGGCGACGGACGGCTGCCGGTCAGCTGGCAGGTCATCTATGGCGCCGCGTTCGCAGGTCCGCCGCGGACATTGGCCGGCGAGACGCGCATCGATGCCAGCCGCATCACCCGGCGCCGGCGGGAGGGCCGATGAAGGGCCTGTTCATTACCGGCACCGACACGGGCGTCGGCAAGACCCTCGTTGCGGTGGCGCTCATTCGCGCCTTGGCCGCCCGGGGTCTGCGTGTCGCCGGCATGAAACCCATTGCCTCCGGCGCCGTCGCCACGCCTGCGGGGCTGCGCAATGACGACGCGCTCGCGCTGATGCACGCCGCATCGGTTGCCCTGCCCTATGAGGACGTGAATCCCTATTGCTTTGCGCCGCCGATTGCCCCGCATGTGGCCGCGCAGGAGGCAGGCGTGGTCATCGAAAGCCGCTTGCTTCTGGAGCGGTTGCAGCGAATGTCCGACAGCTGCGATTGGGTCGTGGTCGAAGGCGCGGGCGGTTGGATGACGCCCCTCGGGCCGGACAGCGATTTCGCCACGCTCGCGAGCGCGCTTCGCCTGCCGGTCGTGCTGGTCGTGGGCATGAGACTGGGTTGCATCAATCATGCGCGCCTGAGTCACGCGGCGATCAAGGCGAGCGGTAATGCCTGGCTCGGCTGGGTCGCGAGTTGCATCGATCCGCAGATGGCCGCGCCCGAGGCAAATCTCGCCACGCTCGAGGCCGCGCTCGGTGCGCCGCCGCTCGGTGTTTTCCCATGGCGTCCGCGCAATGCCGACGCGCATGGGGCCTGCGCTGCGGCGCTGTCGGAGCGGATTCTGGTCACGGTCTAGGTACAAACCCTAAGTCCATGAGTTGTGGGAAAAAATAGCGGTCTGATACCATGCGGGGCTGGTCAGGCTGCAAGTACTGCAACGATCACCTCAATGACATCCGCCGCGTCCGTGCAGATCCGACTGGCACCGCATTGCTCGCTGACGCCGCGGCAGGCCTGGTTTTTCTTCGGCACACTCGGGCTCACGACGTTCGCGTTGGCGGGTTTCGTCGCTGCACAGGGCTTCTGGTTGGTATTGCCCTTCGCCGGATTGGAAATCGGCCTGCTGGCGCTGGCCGTCAGGTGGAGCTTTCAGCGCGCCGCGCAGGTCGAGACGATCACGCTGACCGAAGCCGACATCACGATCGACATAACGGGCGGGCGGGACACCCAGCAGTGCGTATTTCCCCGGCACTGGACGCGGGTTACACTGCGCGCCGGCGTTTCACCGCTGCACCCGCATGAATTGCGCTTCGAGTCCAAGGGACGCAGTCGGGAAGTAGGTCGTTTTCTGACGGAATCCGAAAGGCTGGGGCTTGCCCGCCGTCTCGGGGCCCTGGTCGGGCGCATAGACGAATCGCCGGTACTTTGATGTTTTAAGGAATCAACCTGGTGCTACCGATGCAATCGAACTCAACGCCTCGCCGTGTCCTCACCGTGCTGGTCGCCACCGCGCTGGCATTCACCCTGCCCGCCGCAATGGCGGCCGACTCCGGCTGGCATCTGCTCAACATGCCGGTTGGCGTCACCGAACTCAGCAGCCAGATCTACGGCTTGCACATGACCATCTTCTGGTGGTGCGTCGCCATCGGCATTTTCGTTTTCGGCTGGATGATTCTTGCCCTCGTGCGCTACCGCAAGTCGCAGGGTGCGGTGCCGGACACCAGCATGGTCCATAGCACCAAGGCGGAGATCATCTGGACCGTGATCCCGGTCGTTATCCTCGTCATCATGGCGATCCCGGCGGCCCGGGTGCTGGTCGAGATCGAAGACGCGACCAAGACCGACCTCAACATTCGTGTGACCGGTTATCAGTGGAAGTGGCAATACGAATACGTCGGCGAGGACGTGAGCTTCTTCTCGACACTGCATCGCGACAGCGACGCCGCGCGTCAGCTCCAATCCGGCATCGACCCGAATTCAATCCCGAACTATCTGCTCGACGTCGACAACCACCTGGTCATCCCGGCCGGCCGAAAGGTTCGGCTCCTGCTCACTGCCAAGGATGTCATCCATGCCTGGTGGGTGCCCGCCTTCGGCATGAAGAAGGACGCCATACCGGGCTTCATCAACGAACTGTGGATTCGCGTCGACCCGGCGAAGACCGGTATCTACCGCGGCCAGTGCGCGGAGCTCTGCGGACGCGACCACGGCTTCATGCCCATCGTGGTCGAAGTGAAGAGCCCCGAAGAATTTGATGCCTGGCTCGCGAGCCGCAAACCCGCGCCGGTCCCCGCTGCAGAACCTGCGGCCGAGGCGACCGTCGCAGCCGCGGCAGCGACTGAGCCCTCGCCGCAAAGCTGATCGAAATCGTTG includes:
- a CDS encoding ComF family protein, with the translated sequence MAFWLTIIHGLRPISPLRHGMDLALAAWLFPPICVICRRRAIHPWLDLCDACLQILPLQPLAQAGTPLIAALGYAFPADHWVRRLKFNSDRVAGRLLGTLLAGSVLAAGDRLPDALVPVPLHPRRLAERGYNQSLLIARQCALLLDRPVRPHWLRRVTHSPAQTRLAARERLHNVAGAFAAAGSVRGKTLALVDDVHTTGATASACTQALLGAGAASVRTWTACRS
- a CDS encoding alpha/beta fold hydrolase; translated protein: MTTPLVLLHGFAFNRCVFDSLCAELTPTRTCLALDLPGHGGRNGDALPRSIHALQGDLQEYLPPQCDLLGWSLGGQAALALAASCPERVRRLVLVTTTPRFIAGDDWAWGMASEVFADFRRRMQCDPEATVRDFLDLSLRGSRAASAQRAELTRALREGGQPGAETLAGGLDLLARTDLAALCPRIATPALIISGEYDRITPSAASRWLAQNLGSARHLELARAAHCPFLSHGREFLGALEAFLGERDLAA
- the bioF gene encoding 8-amino-7-oxononanoate synthase → MPERTDELQRSLAALSGKGLRRERVIARHDSTGGSKRLRVDGRDFVAFCDNDYLGLAGDPRLAIAFREASARTVGSGASHLITGHGPEHAALEAELAAWLGRERALLLSTGYMANLAAQCALASRGKLLLADRLNHASLIDGARLSGARLRRYRHLDGAHAATLADADRAPLRLIASDGLFSMDGDIAPVAELATLANRHDAWLLIDDAHGLGVVGDAGRGTLEAAGCETAARSLVLVGTLGKAFGCFGAFIAGEAAMIEWLVQSARTYIYTTALPEAVAAAARAALKLIIDEPWRRERLQALTARFRRRALAAGLPLSASTTAIQPLIIGSAARAVAASAALRERGYWVSAIRPPTVPAGSARLRITFAATHRETDIDGLVDALAESFAEPTNV
- the coxB gene encoding cytochrome c oxidase subunit II, translating into MQSNSTPRRVLTVLVATALAFTLPAAMAADSGWHLLNMPVGVTELSSQIYGLHMTIFWWCVAIGIFVFGWMILALVRYRKSQGAVPDTSMVHSTKAEIIWTVIPVVILVIMAIPAARVLVEIEDATKTDLNIRVTGYQWKWQYEYVGEDVSFFSTLHRDSDAARQLQSGIDPNSIPNYLLDVDNHLVIPAGRKVRLLLTAKDVIHAWWVPAFGMKKDAIPGFINELWIRVDPAKTGIYRGQCAELCGRDHGFMPIVVEVKSPEEFDAWLASRKPAPVPAAEPAAEATVAAAAATEPSPQS
- the bioC gene encoding malonyl-ACP O-methyltransferase BioC, which gives rise to MLLERQAIARRFGKAAPAYADHAQLQLSVAKELHARLRSFALKPARMLDLGAGTGNVAQFLRDDYRRAEIVALDLAPAMLAQLRTRWPRRRIARVCADAEHLPFADHSFDVVQSNLMLQWCLPPQNVMNEVARVLRPDGLFLFSTFGPETLGELATSWAAVDDGLHVHAFPDMADLAAMLSAAGFVEPVLDCDRLRRDVPSVAVLLGELRGLGAGNALAQRRRSLTGARRYAAMVKHYEALRQGDGRLPVSWQVIYGAAFAGPPRTLAGETRIDASRITRRRREGR
- the bioD gene encoding dethiobiotin synthase, whose amino-acid sequence is MKGLFITGTDTGVGKTLVAVALIRALAARGLRVAGMKPIASGAVATPAGLRNDDALALMHAASVALPYEDVNPYCFAPPIAPHVAAQEAGVVIESRLLLERLQRMSDSCDWVVVEGAGGWMTPLGPDSDFATLASALRLPVVLVVGMRLGCINHARLSHAAIKASGNAWLGWVASCIDPQMAAPEANLATLEAALGAPPLGVFPWRPRNADAHGACAAALSERILVTV
- the bioB gene encoding biotin synthase BioB; this encodes MTECSSNAVRHDWSAAEVAALFDQPFADLIFVAQTVHRRHHPANQVQLATLLSVKTGGCPEDCAYCPQSLRHDTGVDREQTLPLELVRERASAAKAAGATRFCMGAAWRSPKKKDLEQMCAMIREVRALGLESCATLGMLDSAQAQQLKDAGLDYYNHNIDTSPQFYGNIITTRDFSDRLDTLRAVRAAGLGVCCGGIVGLGESRGDRAEMLRTLANLERHPESVPINQLVAVPGTPLADAPPVDPLEFIRTIAVARILMPASAVRLSAGRENMSDELQALAFLAGANSIFYGEKLLTTGNPDVERDRGLLARLGMQVAGQTAAEHAGAH
- the ubiA gene encoding 4-hydroxybenzoate octaprenyltransferase, encoding MRPTDPWWVRRWRDSMQLMRFDKPIGIWLLLWPVLWALWVAGEGHPNETIFVIFVVGAVVMRAAGCIANDLTDRNIDPFVRRTRDRPLAARRLSPYEAMLMLALLGGVALYLVAQLDPLTLRLAFLGAALTLAYPFFKRFFPAPQLVLGVAFGYGVPMAFVAQYGNLPRVGWLLFIAAIFWALIYDTEYAMVDRDDDLKIGVRSTAIIFGDLDRLFVAALQLLMLTTLYLAGTSMRYGHWYQAGLVFAAGFFVYQQWLIRRRDAEGCFRAFLNNNYVGMCIFAGLLLEYSLSG
- a CDS encoding DUF2244 domain-containing protein, encoding MTSAASVQIRLAPHCSLTPRQAWFFFGTLGLTTFALAGFVAAQGFWLVLPFAGLEIGLLALAVRWSFQRAAQVETITLTEADITIDITGGRDTQQCVFPRHWTRVTLRAGVSPLHPHELRFESKGRSREVGRFLTESERLGLARRLGALVGRIDESPVL
- a CDS encoding chorismate lyase yields the protein MNDIGANRWIDAAQLAEHCEDARLRSWLLTPGLMTERIRAACGERFRFRLRSQTVAAEGLEREIEFRHGHELWLLARTRVPRVMLDAEPWLLELDAKPLGGTLAAHAGVRRAPPDFSLASPDDPLARHALAIAALAPQCLWQRRTRFVINDHAMILIEVFLPAIGREEPL